The genomic region GCGTCCCGAACTTGGGTGTTATGGATCGGACATTGCGATCACGCCCAATCTGGACGCCTTGGCAAATGACGGGTTGCTATTTAACCGCGCGTATTGCCAGGAAGCGATCTGCAGCCCGTCTCGAGCGAGTCTGATGACCGGTGCACGTCCGGACACGATTGGTGTGGTTGAAAACAACGCGATCTTCCGCGAACTCAATCCCGATATCGTCACGCTGTCCCAGCATTTCATCGCCAACGGCTACGAAGCAGTGCACTGCGGAAAAATCTTTCACAACCCTGCTCATGCTGACATGGCTAACTCGTGGAGTCGTGCGCCCTCTAAAAAGAATCTGAAACTAAAGCCGCCGACATCGACCTATGCCTTGCCCGAGAATCAGGCGATTCAGAAGCGGAACCTCGCAACGCTACAAGCAAAATATGGCGAGGGCATTCGCGGCTGTGGACTCGTTCATGGGCCCGCCTATGAATGTGCCGATGTTCCTGACCAAGCTTATCGAGATGGTTACAACACCGACCTTGCGATTGCGACCCTAAGGGAGATGGTGGATGACGGCGAAAAGCCATTCTTTCTAGGGCTCGGTTTTTTCAAGCCGCACCTCGAGTTCATCGCTCCGAAACGCTACTGGGATTTGTACGATCCAGCGGACATTCCACTGGCGACGCACGACGAAGCTCCGATTAACGGTGCGGCAATGGGTCTGCATGCATCGTTTGAATTGCGAGTCCGCGACGGCATTCCGAAAACGGGACCGATCGATCCCGAATTATCCCGCACGCTAAAACACGCCTACCTCGCCTGTGTCAGCTACATCGATGCTCAAGTGGGTCGCATGATCACCGCCCTCGAAGAATCGGGCCAACGTGAGAATACGATCATCATTGTGTGGGGCGACCACGGTTGGCATCTCGG from Novipirellula caenicola harbors:
- a CDS encoding sulfatase yields the protein MLFIAVDDLRPELGCYGSDIAITPNLDALANDGLLFNRAYCQEAICSPSRASLMTGARPDTIGVVENNAIFRELNPDIVTLSQHFIANGYEAVHCGKIFHNPAHADMANSWSRAPSKKNLKLKPPTSTYALPENQAIQKRNLATLQAKYGEGIRGCGLVHGPAYECADVPDQAYRDGYNTDLAIATLREMVDDGEKPFFLGLGFFKPHLEFIAPKRYWDLYDPADIPLATHDEAPINGAAMGLHASFELRVRDGIPKTGPIDPELSRTLKHAYLACVSYIDAQVGRMITALEESGQRENTIIIVWGDHGWHLGDMGVWGKATNYEIATRVPLIIWTPDMPKHNRGKATDALVELVDMYPTLCDLAAISKPSHLEGTSFQPLLEDPERDWKTAAFSQFPNPALREWAANPLQPSMRETFFGPLIEQVESKIISQQGDKWDRDLFENHLMGYTMRTDRYRLVVWKDTEHPDAVPVDVELYDHVEDPNETVNIADKSPEQVAKLLQQFNAGWKGNRPSSRQ